Proteins from one Ciconia boyciana chromosome 26, ASM3463844v1, whole genome shotgun sequence genomic window:
- the LOC140644032 gene encoding methanethiol oxidase-like, whose translation MQAGSSPSAAQQQVSSSPASSTGPREEIVYVPCIYRNTGRKKPDFLATVDVNPKSPHYCQVIHRLPMPNLGDELHHSGWNACSSCFGDATKKRNRLILPSFISSRIYVVDVGTDLRAPRLFKVVNSEDVFWKCNLGYPHTSHCLGSGEIMISTLGDPAGSGKGGFILLDGETFEIKGNWERGDKIPPMGYDFWYQPRHNVLISTEWGIPKCLGYGFDPNDLKKGRYGRHLNVWDWTTHTYIQAIDVGEDAAPLEIRFLHNPDAAEGYVGCTISSAIHRFYKTEQGDWAAEKVIQVPSKKVEGWLLPDMPGFITDILISLDDRFLYFSNWLHGDIRQYDISNTRKPKLVGQVFVGGSITKGGPVTVCRDEELQSQPDPFFIKGKRVPGGPQMIQLSLDGKRLYVTTSLYSAWDRQFYPDLVKDGSVMLQLDVDTERGGLTVNKSFLVDFGKEPDGPCLAHEIRYPGGDCTSDIWV comes from the exons ATGCAGGCGGGATCATCTCCTTccgctgctcagcagcaggtgagctccagcccagcctccaGCACAG GTCCCCGGGAGGAGATTGTGTATGTGCCCTGCATCTACAGGAACACTGGGAGGAAGAAACCTGACTTTCTGGCCACTGTGGATGTCAACCCCAAATCTCCGCACTATTGCCAG GTGATCCACCGCCTGCCCATGCCCAACCTGGGGGACGAGCTGCACCACTCCGGGTGGAAcgcctgcagcagctgcttcgGGGATGCCACCAAGAAGCGGAACCGCCTGATCCTCCCCAGCTTCATCTCCTCCCGCATCTACGTGGTGGATGTGGGAACCGACCTGCGAGCTCCCAGGCTTTTCAAG GTTGTCAACTCAGAGGATGTCTTCTGGAAGTGCAACCTGGGCTACCCCCACACCTCCCACTGCCTGGGCAGTGGTGAAATCATGATCAGCACCCTGGGAGACCCAGCCGGCAGCGGGAAAG GCGGCTTTATTCTGCTGGATGGAGAGACCTTCGAGATCAAGGGGAACTGGGAGAGAGGGGACAAGATCCCCCCAATGGGTTATGACTTCTGGTACCAGCCACGCCATAACGTCCTGATCAGCACTGAATGGGGAATCCCAAAATGCCTGGGATATGGGTTTGACCCAAATGATCTGAAGAAAG GGCGCTACGGACGCCACCTCAACGTGTGGGACTGGACCACTCACACCTACATCCAGGCCATCGATGTGGGCGAGGACGCGGCCCCCCTGGAGATCCGCTTCCTCCACAACCCCGACGCTGCCGAGGGCTACGTGGGCTGCACCATCAGCAGTGCCATCCACCGCTTCTACAAGACCGAG CAAGGAGACTGGGCAGCCGAGAAGGTGATCCAAGTCCCCAGCAAGAAGGTGGAGGGATGGCTCCTCCCGGACATGCCAG GCTTCATCACCGACATCCTCATCTCGCTGGACGACAGGTTCCTGTATTTCAGCAACTGGCTGCACGGAGACATCCGCCAGTACGACATCTCCAACACCCGCAAGCCCAAGCTGGTGGGGCAg GTCTTCGTGGGTGGCAGCATCACCAAGGGAGGACCTGTGACCGTGTGCCGGGACGaagagctgcagagccagccagACCCATTTTTCATCAAG GGGAAGAGGGTACCGGGGGGACCCCAGATGATCCAGCTCAGCTTGGACGGGAAGAGGCTGTACGTCACCACGTCCCTCTACAGCGCCTGGGACAGGCAGTTCTACCCCGACCTTGTCAA GGACGGCTCCGTCATGCTGCAGCTGGACGTGGACACGGAGCGGGGCGGCCTGACGGTCAACAAGAGCTTCCTGGTGGATTTTGGGAAGGAGCCTGACGGGCCCTGCCTGGCGCACGAGATCCGCTACCCCGGCGGGGACTGCACCTCCGATATTTGGGTTTAG
- the LOC140644285 gene encoding methanethiol oxidase-like isoform X1, producing MDRCRVQCYEYPTCPDAVKAPREEVAYVTCTYRDTCTDQPDFLATVDLNPRSPCYGQVIHRLPMPNLKDELHSSGWSAGCTCFDNITTKRNKLILPCLISSRIYVVDVGSQCRAPRLCKMIEPVDVFWKCNKGYLNVPRSLPNGDILIANMGDPSGNGKGGFIVLDGETFELKGNWENECETPLTGYDFWYQPRHNVLISSAGFVLKCAGYGFNPDDLKKGVFGRRLNVWNLSCRTLTQCFDLGEDSLPLSVKFLHNPDAAEGYVSCALSGIVYRFYKCERDNWAVEEVIRIPAKDVRGWIMPKMPAFTVDLIISMDDRYLYLSNWLHGDIRQYELSKTCKPRLVGQVFVGGSILRGGPVVVCRDEELKCQPEPLVIKCKRVYGGPSRMQLSVDGKRLYVTNSFYSTWDKQFYPNVVKEGSVMLQIDVDTEQGGLTVNKNFLVDFGKEPNGPCLAKDIHFACGDSTSDIFA from the exons ATGG ACAGATGCAGAGTTCAGTGCTACGAGTACCCCACCTGCCCGGATGCTGTGAAAG CTCCTAGAGAGGAGGTTGCCTACGTGACCTGTACCTACAGGGACACATGCACCGACCAACCTGACTTCCTGGCCACCGTTGATCTCAACCCCAGATCTCCATGTTATGGCCAG GTGATCCACCGCCTGCCCATGCCCAACCTCAAAGACGAGCTGCATTCCTCGGGGTGGAGCGCTGGCTGCACCTGCTTTGACAATATCACAACGAAAAGGAACAAGCTGATTCTTCCCTGTTTGATTTCTTCCCGCATTTACGTGGTGGATGTGGGTTCGCAGTGCCGGGCTCCCAGGCTGTGTAAG ATGATTGAGCCAGTGGATGTCTTCTGGAAGTGCAACAAGGGATACCTCAATGTACCTCGCAGCCTGCCCAATGGGGATATTCTCATTGCCAACATGGGAGATCCGTCTGGCAATGGAAAAG GTGGATTTATTGTGCTGGATGGGGAGACCTTTGAGCTGAAGGGGAACTGGGAAAACGAGTGTGAGACCCCCCTCACTGGATACGACTTCTGGTACCAGCCACGCCACAATGTTCTGATCAGCTCTGCTGGATTCGTGCTAAAATGTGCGGGATATGGATTTAATCCCGATGACTTGAAGAAAG gggTCTTTGGGCGCCGCCTGAACGTGTGGAACTTGTCCTGCCGCACCCTCACCCAGTGCTTTGACCTGGGGGAGGACTCTTTGCCCCTGAGCGTTAAATTCCTCCACAACCCCGATGCTGCCGAGGGATACGTCAGCTGTGCCCTGAGTGGCATCGTCTACCGCTTCTACAAGTGCGAG AGAGACAACTGGGCAGTAGAAGAGGTGATTCGGATACCGGCCAAGGACGTGAGGGGATGGATTATGCCCAAGATGCCAG CCTTCACAGTCGACCTCATCATCTCAATGGATGACAGGTACCTCTATCTCAGCAACTGGCTGCACGGAGACATCCGCCAATATGAGCTCTCCAAAACCTGCAAGCCCAGGCTGGTGGGACAG GTGTTTGTGGGAGGCAGTATCCTCAGAGGCGGACCCGTGGTTGTGTGTAGAGACGAAGAGCTGAAGTGCCAGCCGGAGCCCTTGGTGATCAAG TGCAAGAGAGTGTACGGCGGCCCTAGCAGGATGCAGCTCAGCGTGGACGGCAAGAGGCTGTACGTCACCAACTCCTTCTACAGCACATGGGACAAGCAGTTCTACCCGAATGTGGTCAA GGAAGGCTCTGTCATGCTCCAGATTGATGTGGACACTGAGCAAGGAGGCCTGACCGTGAACAAGAACTTCCTGGTGGATTTTGGAAAGGAACCCAACGGGCCTTGCCTTGCCAAAGACATCCACTTCGCTTGTGGGGATTCCACCTCCGATATCTTTGCCTAG
- the LOC140644285 gene encoding methanethiol oxidase-like isoform X2 produces MPNLKDELHSSGWSAGCTCFDNITTKRNKLILPCLISSRIYVVDVGSQCRAPRLCKMIEPVDVFWKCNKGYLNVPRSLPNGDILIANMGDPSGNGKGGFIVLDGETFELKGNWENECETPLTGYDFWYQPRHNVLISSAGFVLKCAGYGFNPDDLKKGVFGRRLNVWNLSCRTLTQCFDLGEDSLPLSVKFLHNPDAAEGYVSCALSGIVYRFYKCERDNWAVEEVIRIPAKDVRGWIMPKMPAFTVDLIISMDDRYLYLSNWLHGDIRQYELSKTCKPRLVGQVFVGGSILRGGPVVVCRDEELKCQPEPLVIKCKRVYGGPSRMQLSVDGKRLYVTNSFYSTWDKQFYPNVVKEGSVMLQIDVDTEQGGLTVNKNFLVDFGKEPNGPCLAKDIHFACGDSTSDIFA; encoded by the exons ATGCCCAACCTCAAAGACGAGCTGCATTCCTCGGGGTGGAGCGCTGGCTGCACCTGCTTTGACAATATCACAACGAAAAGGAACAAGCTGATTCTTCCCTGTTTGATTTCTTCCCGCATTTACGTGGTGGATGTGGGTTCGCAGTGCCGGGCTCCCAGGCTGTGTAAG ATGATTGAGCCAGTGGATGTCTTCTGGAAGTGCAACAAGGGATACCTCAATGTACCTCGCAGCCTGCCCAATGGGGATATTCTCATTGCCAACATGGGAGATCCGTCTGGCAATGGAAAAG GTGGATTTATTGTGCTGGATGGGGAGACCTTTGAGCTGAAGGGGAACTGGGAAAACGAGTGTGAGACCCCCCTCACTGGATACGACTTCTGGTACCAGCCACGCCACAATGTTCTGATCAGCTCTGCTGGATTCGTGCTAAAATGTGCGGGATATGGATTTAATCCCGATGACTTGAAGAAAG gggTCTTTGGGCGCCGCCTGAACGTGTGGAACTTGTCCTGCCGCACCCTCACCCAGTGCTTTGACCTGGGGGAGGACTCTTTGCCCCTGAGCGTTAAATTCCTCCACAACCCCGATGCTGCCGAGGGATACGTCAGCTGTGCCCTGAGTGGCATCGTCTACCGCTTCTACAAGTGCGAG AGAGACAACTGGGCAGTAGAAGAGGTGATTCGGATACCGGCCAAGGACGTGAGGGGATGGATTATGCCCAAGATGCCAG CCTTCACAGTCGACCTCATCATCTCAATGGATGACAGGTACCTCTATCTCAGCAACTGGCTGCACGGAGACATCCGCCAATATGAGCTCTCCAAAACCTGCAAGCCCAGGCTGGTGGGACAG GTGTTTGTGGGAGGCAGTATCCTCAGAGGCGGACCCGTGGTTGTGTGTAGAGACGAAGAGCTGAAGTGCCAGCCGGAGCCCTTGGTGATCAAG TGCAAGAGAGTGTACGGCGGCCCTAGCAGGATGCAGCTCAGCGTGGACGGCAAGAGGCTGTACGTCACCAACTCCTTCTACAGCACATGGGACAAGCAGTTCTACCCGAATGTGGTCAA GGAAGGCTCTGTCATGCTCCAGATTGATGTGGACACTGAGCAAGGAGGCCTGACCGTGAACAAGAACTTCCTGGTGGATTTTGGAAAGGAACCCAACGGGCCTTGCCTTGCCAAAGACATCCACTTCGCTTGTGGGGATTCCACCTCCGATATCTTTGCCTAG